A segment of the Arcobacter sp. CECT 8983 genome:
CTGGTAGATACCCTTAAAACAAAAAGAAATCTTATTTGGATATATATAGATATAAAATATTCCGAATATATCCCTATTGCTACACAAAGAGGATTTTTCTTTCACTCTTGTGATGAAGATTATATCTTAGTAGTAAAAAGACTAAAAAACAATGCAATAGTTCCAACGCCAGCAAATCATACTTTAGGAGTAGGGGCAGTTGTAATAAATGAAAACAATGAATTACTTGTAATAAAAGAAAAAATATCAACAGCAGGATATAAACTTCCAGGTGGTCACATAGACAATGCAGAGATGATTTCAACTGCTCTTGCAAGAGAAGTTTATGAAGAAACAGGGATAAGAGTAGAGTTTGAGTCTGTGGTTTCTTTAGGGCATTTTTATCCCCACCAATTTCATAAGTCAAATCTTTATGTACTGTGTTTAGCTAAACCTCTTACACATGAAATAAATATCTTTGATACAGATGAGGTAATAGATGCAAAATGGGTAGATGTAAATGAGTATCTAAATGATGAAAAGGTATTACCTTACTCAAAAGCAATAGTAAATGCCGCATTGAGAACTAAAGGTTTTAAGATAGATAATAAACCCCTTAGTCATATAAAAAAAGAAATGGAATTATTCTTTCCTTTAGAAAATTAAAGTATAATCCACAAAAAAATAAATTATTATAAAGGAAACTAAAAATGAAAGAAATTATCTCAACACCAAATGCTCCATCAGCAATTGGACCATATAATCAAGGTACATCTTTTGGTGATTTAGTATTTATCTCTGGACAAATTCCATTAATTGCAGAGACTATGGAATTAGTTGAAGGTGGAATTCAAGAGCAAACTAAACAAGTAATGGAAAACTTAAAAGCAGTATTAGATGAAGCAAACTCTTCTTTTGACAATGTACTTAAAACAACTTGTTATTTATCAGATATGGATAACTTTGTAGCTTTCAATGAAATCTATGCACAATATTTTAAAGCCGAAACAGCACCTGCAAGAGCTACAGTTGCAGTAAAAACTTTACCTAAAAATGTATTAGTTGAGGTAGATGTAATAGCTCATAAAAACTAGAAGATTTTCTTCTAGTTTTTTAAACTT
Coding sequences within it:
- a CDS encoding NUDIX domain-containing protein encodes the protein MLDPYNGITINKKNLPSTKEEFELNLDLLVDTLKTKRNLIWIYIDIKYSEYIPIATQRGFFFHSCDEDYILVVKRLKNNAIVPTPANHTLGVGAVVINENNELLVIKEKISTAGYKLPGGHIDNAEMISTALAREVYEETGIRVEFESVVSLGHFYPHQFHKSNLYVLCLAKPLTHEINIFDTDEVIDAKWVDVNEYLNDEKVLPYSKAIVNAALRTKGFKIDNKPLSHIKKEMELFFPLEN
- a CDS encoding RidA family protein, with translation MKEIISTPNAPSAIGPYNQGTSFGDLVFISGQIPLIAETMELVEGGIQEQTKQVMENLKAVLDEANSSFDNVLKTTCYLSDMDNFVAFNEIYAQYFKAETAPARATVAVKTLPKNVLVEVDVIAHKN